Proteins co-encoded in one Pogona vitticeps strain Pit_001003342236 chromosome 9, PviZW2.1, whole genome shotgun sequence genomic window:
- the CNR2 gene encoding cannabinoid receptor 2 → MERCPMNVTTDIFRCNSSRTPMECYLVLRGPAQTVIAVLCCAVGSLCVLENSLVLYLIFSSPKIRQKPSYLFLSSLALADTLASVIFTCSFVHFHVFAGTDSSKEAFLLKLGGVNVAFTASLGSLLLMAFDRYICICKPSSYKALVTKRRAVATLVGLWVVIVALASFPLLGWNCCSLNSACSELFPFIENTYLSSWIALVAVLVAAIVYAYTYVLWKARQHVLYMEKHQVQSGQQNSKMRLDIMLAKTLVVVLVVLVACWSPALFLMMYSTFAPLGEFIKKVFAFCSTFCLVNSMVNPAIYALRSKELNASLRRVFSCCRKKPGISESCLEVESTQKTFPVENVCDELIGSGPVPCSKTCPLA, encoded by the coding sequence ATGGAGCGGTGCCCGATGAATGTCACAACGGATATATTTCGATGCAACTCCAGCCGGACGCCCATGGAGTGTTACTTGGTCCTCCGTGGTCCTGCTCAGACTGTCATCGCTGTGCTGTGTTGCGCCGTTGGGAGCCTTTGCGTTTTGGAGAACTCCTTGGTGCTGTACCTCATATTTTCTTCCCCAAAGATCCGGCAGAAACCTTCTTACCTCTTTCTAAGCAGCCTGGCCTTGGCAGATACATTGGCCAGTGTTATATTTACTTGTAGCTTTGTCCATTTCCACGTGTTTGCTGGGACCGACTCCTCCAAGGAGGCCTTCTTGTTGAAGCTCGGAGGAGTCAACGTGGCCTTCACAGCTTCCCTTGGCAGCCTCCTGCTGATGGCCTTTGACCGGTACATCTGTATCTGTAAGCCGTCGTCCTACAAGGCCCTCGTGACGAAGAGAAGAGCCGTGGCAACTTTAGTGGGCCTATGGGTGGTCATCGTGGCCCTcgcttccttccctcttctgggATGGAACTGCTGCAGCCTCAACTCAGCCTGCTCCGAGCTGTTTCCTTTCATTGAAAACACGTATTTGTCCAGCTGGATCGCCTTGGTGGCGGTTCTGGTGGCGGCTATCGTATATGCCTACACCTATGTCCTGTGGAAGGCCCGCCAACATGTCTTGTACATGGAGAAGCACCAGGTGCAAAGCGGCCAGCAGAACTCCAAGATGAGATTAGATATCATGCTGGCCAAGACGCTCGTGGTCGTGTTGGTCGTTCTGGTGGCTTGCTGGTCGCCAGCCTTGTTTCTCATGATGTACAGCACCTTTGCGCCGCTGGGCGAGTTCATCAAGAAAGTGTTTGCCTTCTGCAGCACCTTCTGTCTGGTCAACTCAATGGTGAATCCCGCTATTTATGCCCTACGGAGCAAAGAATTAAATGCTTCTTTGAGAAGAGTCTTCTCCTGTTGCAGAAAGAAGCCGGGCATCTCTGAGAGCTGCCTAGAAGTAGAAAGCACTCAGAAGACTTTCCCCGTTGAAAACGTTTGCGATGAATTGATTGGCAGCGGACCGGTTCCATGCTCTAAAACATGTCCACTTGCATAA